Proteins from one Camelina sativa cultivar DH55 chromosome 8, Cs, whole genome shotgun sequence genomic window:
- the LOC104706590 gene encoding histone H2B.10, whose product MAKADKKPAEKKPAEKAPATETAAAAEKKPKAGKKLPKEPAVAGDKKMKKRSKKNVETYKIYIFKVLKQVHPDIGISSKAMGIMNSFINDIFEKLAGESSKLARYNKKPTITSREIQTAVRLVLPGELAKHAVSEGTKAVTKFTSS is encoded by the coding sequence ATGGCCAAGGCAGATAAGAAACCAGCAGAGAAGAAACCGGCGGAGAAAGCTCCGGCGACCGAAACCGCGGCGGCGgcagagaagaaaccaaaagccGGCAAGAAACTCCCCAAGGAGCCAGCCGTCGCCGGggacaagaagatgaagaagagatcgaagaagaacGTGGAGACATACAAGATCTACATCTTCAAGGTGCTTAAACAAGTCCACCCAGACATCGGGATCTCGAGCAAAGCCATGGGGATCATGAACAGTTTCATCAACGATATCTTCGAGAAGCTTGCTGGTGAGTCTTCGAAGCTTGCGAGGTACAACAAGAAGCCGACGATTACTTCCCGGGAGATTCAGACGGCGGTGAGACTTGTGTTGCCTGGAGAGTTGGCGAAACATGCTGTTTCTGAAGGGACTAAGGCTGTTACCAAGTTTACCAGTTCTTAG
- the LOC104706591 gene encoding protein SENSITIVE TO PROTON RHIZOTOXICITY 1-like, translated as MTNQDERITNNGEGSMSSFSGTTTSSSKQIYLNTVTAAGTKSLEEDDVSLSLLYNLSTLQDKVHQIQPLVSFYMISTNHINQSSGSTSLAVANIGSLVQEIITAASSMLFACQQLHNGSNNDNDIHNDQTADAMVLDFSRQETDPGRDFVQESTNLFGVQERGQISFPDQNHNWYGTETINPKREHHHSKPRPGNYEILELDVADLLAKYTHYCQICGKGFKRDANLRMHMRAHGDEYKTREALISSTSQDKKGEYSLKKHYYSCPQQGCRWNQRHEKFQPLKSVICAKNHYKRSHCPKMYMCRRCSVKHFSVLSDLRTHEKHCGNIKWVCSCGTKFSRKDKLMSHVSLFLGHVPAHGSSQPPTITLR; from the coding sequence atgaCGAATCAAGACGAGCGTATTACAAATAACGGTGAAGGGTCAATGTCTAGCTTCTCCGGGACGACCACTAGTTCCTCAAAACAAATCTACCTTAATACCGTGACGGCGGCTGGGACGAAATCATTGGAAGAGGACGACGTTTCACTCTCTCTTCTATACAATCTATCTACCTTACAAGACAAAGTCCATCAGATCCAACCTCTAGTCAGCTTCTACATGATCTCTACTAATCACATTAACCAATCATCGGGGTCAACGTCTTTGGCCGTTGCTAACATCGGAAGTTTAGTTCAAGAGATCATCACGGCTGCATCTTCCATGTTGTTCGCTTGCCAACAACTCCACAACGGATCTAACAACGACAATGATATCCATAACGATCAAACCGCAGATGcaatggttttggatttttccCGACAAGAAACGGACCCGGGTCGTGATTTTGTGCAAGAGTCGACAAACCTTTTTGGTGTCCAAGAAAGAGGGCAGATCTCGTTTCCCGACCAAAATCACAACTGGTATGGCACGgaaaccataaaccctaaaagagAACATCATCATTCAAAACCAAGACCCGGTAACTACGAGATATTGGAACTAGACGTAGCGGATCTATTAGCGAAATACACACATTACTGTCAGATTTGTGGGAAAGGGTTTAAGAGAGACGCGAATCTAAGGATGCACATGAGAGCGCATGGGGACGAGTACAAGACACGTGAGGCGTTGATCAGCTCAACGAGCCAAGACAAGAAAGGAGAATACTCGTTAAAGAAGCATTACTACTCGTGCCCTCAACAAGGGTGTAGATGGAACCAGAGGCACGAGAAGTTTCAGCCGTTGAAATCTGTGATTTGCGCCAAGAATCATTACAAGAGGAGTCATTGTCCTAAAATGTATATGTGCAGGAGGTGCAGTGTGAAGCATTTCTCGGTTCTGTCTGATCTTAGGACGCACGAGAAGCATTGTGGGAATATAAAGTGGGTTTGTTCTTGTGGGACTAAATTTTCTAGGAAAGACAAGCTTATGAGCCACGTTTCTTTGTTCTTGGGCCACGTACCGGCACATGGGTCATCCCAGCCGCCAACAATCACCTTAAGGTAA